The DNA region AGCCGTAGTCAGCGGACTGATCGAGGCCATCGGCTTTGTGGCGGTGGACAACGGTGATCTGGAGCAGAGCAAAAACCAGCAGCCCGGAACGCCGATTTACGGCCAGGACGCGACGGCCCAGCAGGCGCGCGAGGTGCTGGGCCTTTAGAGCAGTGGTTGGAAAAGTTGTTCTACGGCGCGAAATCGGGGCGTCTTCAATGACAGTGCGCGATCCATTCCCGGAGCAACATCACGCCAATGCCGACACCTTGATCGTCGTCCCGTCTTCGTCAATGATGGCTCACCACCGACAAAAACGGGCAAGTCTCACACCTGCAAATCCAGCCGCCTGACCTCTGATCCGGCAAAACGCTCGATCCCCAGCGGCGAGACATCAATAAACGGTGTCTCGCCTGCCGCGATTTGCGCCATTACGCGGCCCGTGGCGGCGGCCTGCATCACGCCATGCCCGGAAAAACCGCAGGCATTGAGCCAGCCCTCTGCGCCGGGCATCCGGCCCACCACCGGAAAGCCGTCCGGCGTGAGTTCGTAGTAGCCCCACCAACTGGCTTTGCGGTCCAGCGAGGCCGCGCTCAGCCACGGCCAGCGCTCCAGCGCCAGGGTCAGGGTGGGTTCCAGCCAGTCCCAGTTCAGGCCCTCTCGCCAGCCGGTGTCGCCAGGGTCTGCCCGCCCGAAGATCAGGCGTTCGCCCTCCGAGCGCAGGTAGACGCCGCTGGTCAGGTCAAAGGTCATGGGAACGGGGCGGGGCAGTGTCAGCGGGCCAGTGCTGAAGACCATCCGGCGGGCGGGGTGAACGGGAATTTCAAGGCCCGCCAGCTTGCCTATCTCGCCAGACCAGGCCCCGGCAGCGTTCAGGAGTTGAGGCGCTTCAAATGTGCCGCCCGGCGTCTGTACCTGCCAGACCTCGCCCAACCGCTCAATCCCCGTGACGGGCGTGTCCAGCACCACCCGCGCCCCAGATTCGCGCGCCAGCCGCACGTATTCGTGGTTGAGGCTGTGGGCGTCCACCTTGCCGTCCGTGGGGCAGAAGCTGCACCCGCCCAGGCCAGCGGTGTCAAAAGTGGCGTATTGCTGGGCCTCGTCGGGCGTCAACGCAACGGAGGGAATGCCCAGACTCTGTTGCAGGGCCACCGCCTCCCGGTGTTCGGCCCAGCCCGCCTCCGGGATCAGCATCAGGTAGCCCTCGGCGCGGTAGCCCGACTGCGGCATGGCGGCGTATTCGGCGATGCTTTCGCGCGATAGCAGGATGTTGGTGGCGTTGTTGAACTGCGCCCGCACGCCCGCCACGCTGCGCCCTGTGGAGCCGCTGGCGGGACGGTCCTTGTCCAGCACCACCACCCTCAGGCCACGCTGGGCCAATCGGTACGCACTGGCTGCGCCGATAATGCCAGCGCCAATCACGATGATGTCTGCGGTCTGATTCATTTCAAATCAGCTTCAATAACGGGGAATCCCTCCACCGGATAGGTGTCCACGTTTGCCGAGCGCTGCTGCACCAGCACGCCGCCGTCCACGCTGATGAACTGCCCGGTGATGTACGAGGCGTCGTCGGAGGCCAGGAACAGCGCCGCCCCGGTCATGTCCTCAGCCACGCCGTAGCGGCCCAGCGGCACAGTCTTCTCGCGTTCGCGCAACTCGGATTCGGTCAGGCCGTAGGTGTTGATAAAGCCCGGCACCACGCCGCAGACGCGAATGCCGTAGGGCGCGAGGTCCAGGGCCATAGAGCGGGTCATGGCCTCAATGCCGCCTTTGGTGGCGTCGTAGGCCACGTTGCCCCGGTGGGCGCGGGTTCCGCCGCCAGAGGACGTGGTCAGAATTACGCCCTTGCGCCGCCGCGCCATGACGCCCGCCGCACGGTGAGAGCAGAGAAACACGCTCTTGAGGTTGACTTTCTGAATGCGGTCCCACCACGCCTCGTCCGCTTCCAGAAAGTGACGGGTGGTGTCAATTAAAGCGGCGTTGTTGTACAGCACGTCCACGTACCCCAGTTCGGCTTCCACTCTGCCGAACATGGTGTCCACCTGAGCAGCGTCGGATACGTCGGCGGCGGCGGCCAGAGCAGAGCCGCCCGCCGCCGTGATCTCGTCCACCACCGATTGCACCATGTCAGGCTTGATGTCGTTGACGGCGACGTTCGCGCCCTCGGAGGCGAAGCGCAGGGCCACCGCCCGCCCGATGCCGCCGCCCGCACCTGTGATGAGAACGGTTCTGTCGGTAAAACGCTGGGGATTGATCATCTTTTTTCTCCTGTAGGTGCTGTTGTGGATGAGGGTTGAGCGTCCAGAAACCAGCGCCGCGCCCAGGCTTCAGGTGTGCCCGTAGTATTGGGTTTTAAGGATACGAGCTGACCGGGCCGCAACTGCGCTGCCAGCGGCAAATCCTGCGGGTGGACGACGGCGGGCTTGTGGTAGCCGCCAATGCGCCCCCGGTCTGCCAGCAGGATAATCGGCTCCCCGGCAGGCGTGACCTGCACGGCTCCAGGCGGGGTGGCCTCGCTGGTGACCTGACCGCCCGGAACTTTGGGTCCGCCCAGGCGCAGGCCCATGCGGTCCGATCCAGCCACGCGGAAGGGGGCGCGGCCCAGGGCGTTCAATGCTTCCAGTGAGGCTTGCGGGCCGGGCAGCAGACGCAGGGTGACATGTTGGGGCAGGGTGAGTGGCAGGTTGGCAAAACCTGGCATGGCCTCCTGCAACCCCGCCAGTCCCAGCATGTCGCCCGCCCGCAGTGGCCGCCCCACCCGGCCAATCAGGTCCGTGCTGCAACTGCCCAGGAACGGCGTACCCTCAAAGCCCCCTGCCACCGCCAGATAGGCTCTTCCACCCGTCTGGGTGGAGGTAAAGCGTAGCGTTTCACCCTTCCGCAGTCGGAAGCTCCGCTGCATTGGCTGACTCTCGGGGCGCATTCCAAACCCGGCCACGCCCACCACGAGGTCACGCAGAGCGGTCAGCACGGGGCCTTTCAGCGTCAGCTCCAGCAACGGTGCGTCCGGCGCGTTGCCCACCAGACCGTTGGCAAAGTGGGCTGAGCGGGTGTCCAGCGGGCCACTGCGCGCCAGCCCGACATGCGCCTGAAATAGACGTCCGCCGTCCATCAGCAGATCCAGCAGGCCGGGCTTTTCCACCCGCAGAGCAGGCCAGCGCGGTTCGGCAGGCCACGTCCCGCGCACGTTGGGCAGGGGCGGCGTTTCGCCTTCCGAGGGGTGAAATCGCACCCGGTCTCCCGGCGCAATCAGGAAAGGTTCAGCACGATTCGGGTCATAAATAGTGTCGAGCGCTGTTCCCAGCAGGTTCCAGCCTCCTGGCGAGGGTAGAGCGTACACGCAGGTCTGGGCGTTGGCGATGGCGACGGCATTGAATGGGACGGTGGCGCGTGGGGTAGAGCGGCGCGGCAGCCTCAGAACTTCGGGAACTTCACCCAGGAACGGGAAGCCGGGGGTGAAGCCCACCGCGTAGACGTGATATTCAGAACCCGAATGCAGGCGGATCACTTCCGCTTCGCTCAGGCCGGTGCGTTCCGCGACATCGGGCAAGTCGGGGCCATCGTAGCGGACGGGCAACTCAATCAGGCGGCCCTCAGCTTCCGCCTTATCATCGAAACTTCGCAGATGCCGCGCTACCCATTCCCGCACCACTGCGCCCGCAACCTTCGCCTCGTCGTACTCCACGAACAGATTGACGTAACCGGGGCCGAGATCGGTGACGCCCGGCAGCCAGTCCGCTCTCAGCGCCCGATGAAAGGCGTGCAGGCGTGCGTTCTGATGGAGGTCCAACTCCTGGGAGAACTGGATGTAAAAGCCAGTGGCGTGAGCGGAACGCTGCATTCAGGGCAGCTCTGGACGCGAGAACGAACGAATTTCCACGCCCGCTCTATTTAACGCTTCGTGCACCGCCTGAGCGATTTGAACAGCATTGGGGTTGTCGCCGTGGATGCACAGCGAGTTCACTTCAAACTCAAAAAACCCCCCGTCTATCGCCTCAACGCGGCCCTGGGTGACCATCATCACCGCGCGGCGGGCAGCCTCGGCAGGGTCATGAATGCTGGAACCGGGCATAGAACGCGGGGCCAGCCGTCCATCCTGTAAATAGGCGCGTTCGGGAAAAGTTTCCAGCACCACCGGAACGCCCAGCCGTCGGGCCTCTGTTTCCAGCAGTGTGGCGGGCAGGACCATCAGCGGCAAATCCGGGTCAAAATCACGGGTGGCCTGGGCAATCGCCGCCGCCGTCGGCGCGTGCGTCCAGGCGCGGGTGGAGAGTGCACCGTGGGCCTTGACGTGCTGTAAGGGGACCCCAGCAGCCCTGGCCATTCCCGCCAGCGCCGAGATCTGATACAGCGTGTCGGCATAGACCTGATCCGGGGCAGACTCCATGATGCGTCGCCCGAAACCCGGAAGGTCTGGATAGCTGGGGTGTGCGCCGATACCCAGGCCATGTTTTTTGGCAAGTGCCACCGTTCCCTGCATGGTCAGCGGATCGCCCGCGTGGAAGCCACAGGCGATATTCACGCTGCTCAGCAGGGGAAAGAGGCCAGCGTCGTCGCCCAGCGTCCAGGCCCCGTAGGACTCGCCCGCGTCGGCATTCAGGTCAATGGAGGTGCGGGTCATGCGGTCAGGCTAGCGGAAAAGAACAGCAGGTGGCGCGTTTACGCCAGTTCCTTGACCCGTACCTTCTCCAGTGCCGCCAGTACGTCTTTCACCAGATCGTCCGGGTCTTCAATA from Deinococcus sp. AJ005 includes:
- a CDS encoding FAD-binding oxidoreductase, with product MNQTADIIVIGAGIIGAASAYRLAQRGLRVVVLDKDRPASGSTGRSVAGVRAQFNNATNILLSRESIAEYAAMPQSGYRAEGYLMLIPEAGWAEHREAVALQQSLGIPSVALTPDEAQQYATFDTAGLGGCSFCPTDGKVDAHSLNHEYVRLARESGARVVLDTPVTGIERLGEVWQVQTPGGTFEAPQLLNAAGAWSGEIGKLAGLEIPVHPARRMVFSTGPLTLPRPVPMTFDLTSGVYLRSEGERLIFGRADPGDTGWREGLNWDWLEPTLTLALERWPWLSAASLDRKASWWGYYELTPDGFPVVGRMPGAEGWLNACGFSGHGVMQAAATGRVMAQIAAGETPFIDVSPLGIERFAGSEVRRLDLQV
- a CDS encoding SDR family NAD(P)-dependent oxidoreductase → MINPQRFTDRTVLITGAGGGIGRAVALRFASEGANVAVNDIKPDMVQSVVDEITAAGGSALAAAADVSDAAQVDTMFGRVEAELGYVDVLYNNAALIDTTRHFLEADEAWWDRIQKVNLKSVFLCSHRAAGVMARRRKGVILTTSSGGGTRAHRGNVAYDATKGGIEAMTRSMALDLAPYGIRVCGVVPGFINTYGLTESELREREKTVPLGRYGVAEDMTGAALFLASDDASYITGQFISVDGGVLVQQRSANVDTYPVEGFPVIEADLK
- the pxpB gene encoding 5-oxoprolinase subunit PxpB produces the protein MQRSAHATGFYIQFSQELDLHQNARLHAFHRALRADWLPGVTDLGPGYVNLFVEYDEAKVAGAVVREWVARHLRSFDDKAEAEGRLIELPVRYDGPDLPDVAERTGLSEAEVIRLHSGSEYHVYAVGFTPGFPFLGEVPEVLRLPRRSTPRATVPFNAVAIANAQTCVYALPSPGGWNLLGTALDTIYDPNRAEPFLIAPGDRVRFHPSEGETPPLPNVRGTWPAEPRWPALRVEKPGLLDLLMDGGRLFQAHVGLARSGPLDTRSAHFANGLVGNAPDAPLLELTLKGPVLTALRDLVVGVAGFGMRPESQPMQRSFRLRKGETLRFTSTQTGGRAYLAVAGGFEGTPFLGSCSTDLIGRVGRPLRAGDMLGLAGLQEAMPGFANLPLTLPQHVTLRLLPGPQASLEALNALGRAPFRVAGSDRMGLRLGGPKVPGGQVTSEATPPGAVQVTPAGEPIILLADRGRIGGYHKPAVVHPQDLPLAAQLRPGQLVSLKPNTTGTPEAWARRWFLDAQPSSTTAPTGEKR
- a CDS encoding LamB/YcsF family protein, whose amino-acid sequence is MTRTSIDLNADAGESYGAWTLGDDAGLFPLLSSVNIACGFHAGDPLTMQGTVALAKKHGLGIGAHPSYPDLPGFGRRIMESAPDQVYADTLYQISALAGMARAAGVPLQHVKAHGALSTRAWTHAPTAAAIAQATRDFDPDLPLMVLPATLLETEARRLGVPVVLETFPERAYLQDGRLAPRSMPGSSIHDPAEAARRAVMMVTQGRVEAIDGGFFEFEVNSLCIHGDNPNAVQIAQAVHEALNRAGVEIRSFSRPELP